Part of the Labrenzia sp. PHM005 genome is shown below.
GCATCGACAACGTAAAAACATCCGGATCACCGCTGAAGATGTCCGCGGTTCCATCTCCCTGATGCACGTCTAAGTCAATCACCAATGCCTTGCGGATAGCACCGTCCGCCTGCAAAACTTTGATCGCAACCGCCACATCGTTGAAGACACAAAAGCCCGCTCCATGAGTCCTACGCGCATGGTGGCTGCCGCCGGCAGTGTTGCAAGCAAGCCCATGTTCCAGCGCAAGATAACCGGTCAATACCGTTCCGCCTGTCGCACAACGAGCTCTCAGGGCGATATCTGTCCGCATCGGGAAGCCGATTTCCCGGGCAATTTTCTCAGGAACTTCAGCACTGAATACCTGATCGACGTAATCAGGATCATGGGCAAGCGCGACCCATTCGAAGGGAGCCGGCCGTGGGCGGAAAAAATCCCCCTCCCCCAACAGGCCTTCCAAACGGATCAACTCAGCGACAGCCCGGAACTTGTCCATTGGAAAGCGATGATTTGCCGGCAGATCGGCGCAATAGGCGGGATGATGAACGAATGGAACGGCCATTGGCCGCAATATAGTCTTTTGCGGTCTTCTGAAAAGATACATATCCCCAATGCGGATTTGCCCCTTGACGCGGCGCCGCCATATGGCGAAGACAGCATAATCTTCTGAAAGCCCTTTCATGCCATCGCCTAACATTCCCGAAAACGCTGCGGACACCAGCTTTACCGTCACGCACAAAGGTGTGCTTGCCATAGCCGTCCCAATGACGCTCGGCTATCTGTCGACGCCGCTGTTGGGTGTCATCGACATGGCGGTTATCGG
Proteins encoded:
- a CDS encoding histone deacetylase, whose product is MAVPFVHHPAYCADLPANHRFPMDKFRAVAELIRLEGLLGEGDFFRPRPAPFEWVALAHDPDYVDQVFSAEVPEKIAREIGFPMRTDIALRARCATGGTVLTGYLALEHGLACNTAGGSHHARRTHGAGFCVFNDVAVAIKVLQADGAIRKALVIDLDVHQGDGTADIFSGDPDVFTLSMHSEKNYPVRKVPSHLDIALPDGLEDIAYLQKLQDVLPDLLKREPWDIVFYNAGVDPYEGDRLGRLALTRDGLRNRDRYVIETVRRVGIPLAGVLGGGYSTDIDELADRHVSLHRVALSVAGQTGGELVSGADDVY